A genomic window from Dechloromonas sp. A34 includes:
- a CDS encoding alpha/beta fold hydrolase, producing MEKIVTTEDGLALWSQSFGEPGNRPVLLIMGAMNQGVIWPEAFCRQLAERGYFVVRYDHRDTGLSSTVDYQATPYRLNELSADALAVMRAHGMQKTVVIGLSMGGYIAQLLAIEHPELVDRLVLISSTADQRPYMAATMGQSVAGFDLPGPGTALLDYIRAAAAQPARTAAEIEKSLLDGWAVTYGGSRAFPREQVTAALHLAASRAPDQRAAFHHAWAVAMSPDRREGIKLIRAPTLVIHGKYDSCLPLAHGEYLARNIPKARLEVFDMGHSFMGAWDDEILASIVAFLGE from the coding sequence ATGGAGAAAATCGTTACGACCGAGGATGGCCTGGCGCTGTGGTCGCAGTCTTTCGGCGAGCCCGGCAATCGGCCGGTCCTGCTGATCATGGGCGCGATGAATCAGGGCGTCATCTGGCCTGAGGCCTTTTGCCGGCAGCTGGCCGAGCGCGGTTATTTCGTGGTGCGTTACGATCACCGCGATACCGGGCTGTCGTCGACGGTGGACTATCAGGCGACGCCCTACCGGCTGAACGAACTGAGTGCCGACGCGCTTGCCGTGATGCGCGCTCATGGCATGCAGAAGACAGTCGTAATCGGCCTGTCGATGGGCGGTTACATTGCGCAACTGCTGGCCATCGAGCATCCCGAGCTGGTCGATCGGCTGGTGCTGATTTCCAGCACGGCCGACCAGCGGCCCTATATGGCGGCGACCATGGGGCAGAGTGTGGCCGGCTTCGACCTGCCCGGTCCCGGCACGGCATTGCTGGACTATATCCGGGCTGCGGCGGCCCAACCCGCGCGTACTGCGGCGGAGATCGAAAAATCCCTGCTCGACGGGTGGGCCGTAACTTACGGCGGCAGCCGGGCGTTTCCCCGCGAGCAGGTGACTGCCGCGCTGCATCTGGCCGCCAGTCGTGCTCCGGATCAACGCGCGGCCTTTCACCATGCGTGGGCGGTGGCCATGTCGCCTGACCGGCGGGAAGGCATCAAGCTCATCCGGGCGCCGACGCTGGTCATCCACGGCAAGTACGATAGCTGCCTGCCGCTGGCGCATGGCGAATACCTGGCCCGCAACATTCCCAAGGCACGCCTGGAGGTCTTCGACATGGGGCATTCCTTCATGGGGGCCTGGGACGACGAAATTCTCGCCAGCATCGTGGCGTTTCTCGGCGAATGA
- a CDS encoding UvrD-helicase domain-containing protein, protein MMTPAVDRLEEDQTARARALEVASFIVEAPAGAGKTELLTQRYLRLLAVVEHPEEVLALTFTNKAATEMRDRILGSLERAAGGELPEQAHKKLTFDLAQRVLAHDRERGWSLLGHPGRLRITTLDALCAGLARQMPYLSRFGAQPGVTDDAEAHYATAARRTLEMVEAGTADAEVVAEALAFMDNNAGRLEKLLVAMLGRRDQWLHHATRIESGAMKAEVEAGFAALIERDLASVAALLDARTQSLLMPLARFAAANVPEVLEPLLDWTAPLSADIADLVQWQALATLLLTGTGTLRKALNKNIGFPADKQCKPQKEAMGELLADLAGVAGLEDRLAVLCGLPCPELSEAEWATVECFSRLLRLAAGQLWLAFQEAGEVDFIESAARAGMALGDDEAPTDLAQALDYRIRHLLVDEFQDTSPTQVALLEKLTRGWMPDDGRTLFVVGDPMQSIYRFRKADVGLFLRVRERGIGDIKLGHLRLFRNNRSFPGIVDWVNSAFPSIFPPEDGPEAGAVRYGESAATRPPHVDSGVSVHPLFECEDGDAAEAEGRCVLDLILAARRDYPEERIAVLVRARSHLDALVAEIRRSAPGLRFQAVDIEGLDGRQHVQDLLILFRALHHRADRVHWLALLRAPWCGLTLADLHALAADDKKSTIWQLMQDEARLARLSADGQVRLKHVRAVVGQAFAERGRQHPRRWLEGVWLLLGGPRCLEAPEALADVEAFFHVVDQLAAARNLSADTLAAQAAQLYAPPDPQGGSVQMMTVHKSKGLEFETVILPGLHRATGGNESSLLLWDEVAGADGEEHLLVAPIKAKGAANGEASAYDYLKKLEGERSGHEDERLLYVAATRAIRRLHLVGVATPDTNKDDGLKAPANGTLLKLLWPGVARPVFAAALGETVDSSVRTAGIDPATFVPPLLRLRQVGVADALAKLPADLRPADNALDLAAEESGLALEASVGTLVHRCLELIAKQGLAEWPGERVAGLLAPWRRWLLAQGHGASEAESGAAEAVAAVRTALAAESGRWVLADHPQAGAEQAWSSRDGDLALNHVIDRTFVADGCRWIIDYKTVRLPETELARRAESYRPQLARYASLFRDDPLPLRLAIYFPLQGRLLELAAAEGR, encoded by the coding sequence ATGATGACGCCAGCGGTCGACCGCCTCGAAGAAGACCAAACCGCCCGGGCACGCGCCCTGGAGGTCGCTTCTTTCATCGTCGAGGCACCAGCCGGGGCCGGCAAGACGGAGCTGTTGACCCAGCGTTACCTGCGTCTGCTGGCCGTGGTCGAGCACCCGGAAGAAGTACTGGCGCTGACTTTCACCAATAAGGCGGCGACCGAGATGCGCGACCGTATCCTGGGCAGCCTGGAACGGGCGGCTGGCGGTGAGTTGCCGGAGCAGGCGCACAAGAAGCTGACTTTCGATCTGGCGCAGCGGGTGCTGGCCCATGACCGCGAACGCGGCTGGAGCCTGCTCGGCCATCCCGGCCGCTTGCGCATCACGACGCTCGATGCGCTGTGCGCCGGGCTGGCCCGCCAGATGCCCTACCTCAGCCGCTTCGGGGCCCAGCCCGGGGTGACTGACGACGCCGAGGCGCACTACGCGACGGCGGCGCGCCGCACGCTGGAGATGGTCGAGGCCGGTACGGCCGATGCCGAGGTGGTGGCCGAGGCGCTGGCTTTCATGGACAACAACGCCGGCCGCCTGGAAAAGCTGCTGGTCGCCATGCTCGGCCGCCGCGACCAGTGGCTGCACCACGCGACGCGCATCGAAAGCGGCGCCATGAAGGCCGAGGTCGAGGCCGGTTTCGCGGCGCTGATCGAGCGCGATCTGGCGTCGGTCGCGGCGCTACTCGATGCCCGTACGCAATCGCTGTTGATGCCGCTGGCTCGTTTCGCGGCGGCCAACGTCCCGGAGGTGCTGGAACCGCTGCTCGACTGGACGGCGCCGTTGAGCGCCGATATTGCCGATCTGGTGCAATGGCAGGCGCTGGCCACCTTGCTGCTGACTGGGACCGGCACCCTGCGCAAGGCCTTGAACAAGAACATTGGTTTCCCGGCCGACAAGCAATGCAAGCCGCAAAAGGAGGCGATGGGCGAACTGCTCGCCGATCTGGCCGGCGTCGCCGGGCTCGAGGACCGGCTCGCCGTGCTCTGCGGCCTGCCTTGCCCGGAACTCAGCGAAGCCGAGTGGGCGACCGTCGAGTGCTTCTCGCGCCTGCTCCGGCTCGCCGCGGGGCAGCTTTGGCTGGCCTTCCAGGAAGCCGGCGAGGTCGATTTCATCGAGAGCGCCGCCCGCGCCGGCATGGCGCTGGGTGACGACGAGGCGCCGACCGATCTGGCCCAGGCACTCGATTACCGCATTCGCCACCTGCTGGTCGATGAATTCCAGGACACCAGCCCGACCCAGGTCGCCCTGCTCGAAAAGCTGACCCGCGGCTGGATGCCGGATGACGGGCGGACGCTGTTCGTGGTCGGCGATCCGATGCAGTCGATCTACCGCTTCCGCAAGGCCGATGTCGGCCTCTTCCTGCGCGTTCGCGAGCGCGGCATCGGCGACATCAAGCTCGGCCACTTACGCCTGTTCCGCAACAACCGCTCTTTTCCGGGTATCGTCGATTGGGTCAATAGCGCTTTCCCGAGTATCTTTCCGCCGGAAGATGGACCGGAAGCAGGCGCCGTGCGCTATGGCGAATCGGCCGCCACCCGGCCGCCGCATGTCGATAGCGGCGTCAGCGTGCATCCGTTGTTCGAATGCGAAGACGGCGACGCTGCCGAGGCCGAAGGGCGCTGCGTCCTCGACCTGATCCTCGCCGCCCGCCGCGACTATCCGGAGGAGCGCATCGCCGTGCTCGTCCGCGCCCGCAGCCATCTCGACGCACTGGTCGCCGAAATCCGCCGCAGCGCGCCCGGCCTGCGTTTCCAGGCGGTCGATATCGAAGGCCTGGACGGCCGCCAGCATGTCCAGGATCTGCTGATCCTGTTCCGCGCCCTGCATCACCGAGCCGACCGCGTGCACTGGCTGGCCCTCTTGCGCGCCCCGTGGTGCGGCCTGACCCTGGCCGACCTGCATGCCCTGGCCGCTGACGACAAGAAATCGACCATCTGGCAACTGATGCAGGACGAGGCCCGCCTCGCCCGGCTGTCCGCCGACGGCCAGGTGCGGCTCAAGCATGTCCGCGCCGTCGTCGGCCAAGCCTTCGCAGAGCGCGGCCGGCAGCACCCGCGGCGCTGGCTGGAAGGCGTCTGGCTGCTGCTCGGCGGCCCGCGCTGCCTGGAGGCGCCGGAGGCGCTAGCCGATGTCGAGGCTTTCTTCCATGTCGTCGACCAACTGGCCGCCGCCCGCAACCTGAGCGCCGACACCCTGGCCGCCCAGGCCGCCCAACTCTACGCGCCACCCGACCCACAGGGCGGCAGCGTGCAGATGATGACCGTCCACAAGTCCAAGGGCCTGGAGTTCGAAACCGTGATCCTGCCCGGCCTGCACCGCGCCACCGGCGGCAACGAGAGCAGCCTGCTGCTCTGGGACGAGGTGGCCGGCGCCGACGGCGAGGAACACCTGCTGGTCGCGCCGATCAAGGCCAAGGGGGCTGCTAACGGCGAGGCCAGCGCCTACGACTACCTGAAAAAGCTCGAAGGCGAGCGCAGCGGCCATGAAGATGAGCGTCTGCTTTACGTCGCCGCCACCCGCGCCATTCGCCGCCTGCACCTGGTCGGCGTCGCCACCCCCGATACCAACAAGGACGATGGCCTGAAGGCGCCGGCCAACGGCACGCTGTTGAAACTCCTCTGGCCAGGCGTGGCACGGCCGGTCTTTGCGGCGGCGCTGGGTGAAACGGTAGATTCGTCCGTTCGTACGGCCGGCATCGATCCGGCGACCTTCGTGCCGCCGCTGCTGCGGCTGCGTCAGGTCGGTGTTGCGGATGCCTTGGCGAAGCTTCCGGCCGATTTGCGGCCGGCCGACAATGCCCTCGACCTCGCTGCCGAGGAAAGTGGCCTGGCTCTGGAAGCCTCGGTCGGCACGCTGGTGCACCGCTGCCTGGAGCTGATCGCCAAACAAGGCCTGGCCGAGTGGCCGGGCGAGCGGGTGGCGGGTTTGCTGGCGCCTTGGCGGCGCTGGCTGCTGGCTCAGGGCCATGGCGCAAGCGAGGCCGAGAGCGGGGCGGCGGAGGCGGTGGCGGCGGTACGCACCGCGCTGGCCGCCGAATCCGGACGCTGGGTGCTGGCCGATCATCCGCAGGCCGGGGCCGAGCAGGCCTGGAGCAGCCGCGACGGCGATCTTGCGCTCAATCACGTGATCGATCGTACCTTCGTGGCCGACGGTTGCCGCTGGATCATCGATTACAAGACCGTGCGCCTGCCGGAAACCGAGCTCGCCCGGCGGGCCGAAAGCTACCGGCCGCAGCTGGCGCGTTATGCCAGCCTGTTCCGGGACGATCCCCTGCCGCTGCGTCTGGCCATCTATTTCCCGCTGCAAGGCCGGCTGCTCGAACTGGCCGCTGCGGAGGGGCGATGA
- a CDS encoding diguanylate cyclase, whose translation MMGSLNGFKGIRAGHAFALLAVVFVLSFGALVALIALDQQRVVDATARLQEQTVPEIIRFQRLARNLEQLRQEGERVFAAINPQARQQSMFIVTLVASHPSILEHHEAAEVARQTERFLAEVVRQSASDDKIFAASFDEWQRLAARLGLLVDDVSIQGINLATNDLGDVSAAIQLARVKLTVALLVVGLFLLLFLVLLRAHLIHPLQRIDKALSNLGVDRPAPEFKVSAMAEIQAVEDAIGELHASLIQNEEARQALETLANKDGLTGLTNRRHFMQLAEVEIQRAQRYRRSVTVGMADLDFFKKLNDTYGHAAGDTVLRDFAGLMRVTLRQSDLMCRYGGEEFAFVFPESTVEEAAQLAERFRVACADYDISLVDGRVVRVTMSMGLADASDCPLEIALNRADEALYEAKRQGRNRVVAAGGRWSASRLMHILIVEDDRLIAENLYDFLEGCGHQCDFATTLAAARSLLERGGVDALILDRNLPDGDGATLARQLRGAGNALPILMLTARDALDDKLAGFDAGADDYLAKPFALKEVQARLLALQRRHTTRGDNGPLTLGAMSYDPSAQEIRLDGRLLELPPKAIRLLAVMLPHPNRLFARRELEIAIWGHEQESSDNLRSVLHTVRKVVGEGAGIEVRTVHGLGYKLVAA comes from the coding sequence ATGATGGGATCATTGAACGGTTTCAAGGGCATTCGGGCCGGCCATGCCTTCGCCCTGCTGGCGGTGGTCTTCGTGCTCAGTTTCGGGGCGCTGGTCGCCTTGATCGCCCTCGACCAGCAGCGCGTGGTCGATGCGACGGCACGCCTGCAGGAACAGACGGTGCCCGAAATCATCCGTTTCCAGCGCCTGGCGCGCAATCTGGAACAACTGCGCCAGGAAGGCGAACGGGTCTTCGCAGCGATCAATCCGCAGGCGCGCCAGCAATCGATGTTCATAGTCACCCTGGTGGCCAGCCATCCGAGCATTCTCGAGCATCATGAGGCGGCGGAGGTGGCACGCCAGACCGAGCGCTTCCTGGCCGAGGTCGTGCGCCAGTCGGCCAGCGACGACAAAATCTTCGCCGCCAGTTTCGATGAGTGGCAGCGTCTGGCGGCCCGCCTCGGCCTGCTGGTCGACGATGTCTCGATCCAGGGCATCAATCTGGCGACCAACGATCTGGGTGACGTCTCGGCGGCGATCCAGCTGGCCCGCGTCAAGCTGACCGTGGCCCTGCTCGTCGTCGGCCTGTTTTTGCTCCTTTTCCTGGTGCTGCTGCGGGCGCATCTGATTCATCCGCTGCAACGCATCGACAAGGCGCTGTCGAATCTCGGTGTCGATCGCCCGGCACCGGAGTTCAAAGTCTCGGCAATGGCTGAAATCCAGGCGGTCGAGGACGCCATCGGCGAGCTGCACGCCTCGCTGATCCAGAACGAGGAGGCCCGCCAGGCCCTGGAAACCCTCGCCAACAAGGACGGCCTGACCGGTCTGACCAATCGCCGCCACTTCATGCAACTGGCCGAGGTCGAGATCCAGCGCGCCCAGCGCTATCGGCGGTCGGTCACGGTCGGTATGGCCGATCTCGATTTCTTCAAGAAACTCAACGATACCTATGGTCATGCCGCCGGTGACACGGTGCTCCGTGATTTTGCCGGGTTGATGAGGGTAACGCTGCGCCAGTCGGACCTGATGTGCCGTTACGGCGGCGAGGAATTCGCTTTCGTCTTTCCGGAAAGCACTGTGGAGGAGGCGGCCCAACTGGCTGAACGCTTCCGGGTCGCCTGCGCCGACTACGATATCAGCCTGGTCGATGGCCGGGTGGTGCGGGTGACCATGAGCATGGGGCTGGCCGATGCCAGCGACTGCCCGCTTGAAATTGCCCTCAACCGGGCCGACGAAGCCCTTTACGAGGCCAAGCGCCAGGGCCGCAACCGTGTTGTCGCGGCCGGGGGCCGGTGGTCGGCGAGTAGGCTCATGCATATCCTGATTGTCGAAGACGACCGCTTGATCGCCGAGAATCTCTATGACTTCCTCGAGGGCTGCGGTCATCAATGCGATTTCGCGACCACGCTGGCCGCTGCCCGTTCCCTGCTCGAGCGGGGCGGGGTCGATGCCCTGATCCTCGATCGCAATCTGCCCGACGGCGACGGCGCGACCCTGGCCCGCCAGTTGCGCGGCGCTGGCAATGCCCTGCCGATCCTGATGCTGACGGCCAGGGATGCGCTCGACGACAAGCTGGCCGGCTTCGATGCCGGGGCCGACGATTACCTGGCCAAACCCTTCGCCCTGAAAGAAGTCCAGGCCCGTCTGCTGGCTCTGCAGCGGCGCCATACGACGCGCGGTGACAACGGGCCATTGACCCTCGGGGCTATGAGCTACGACCCTTCGGCCCAGGAGATCCGGCTCGACGGGCGGTTGCTCGAATTGCCGCCCAAGGCCATCCGCCTGCTGGCCGTCATGCTGCCTCATCCCAATCGCCTGTTCGCCCGCCGCGAGCTGGAAATCGCCATTTGGGGCCACGAGCAGGAGTCGAGCGACAACCTACGCAGCGTGCTACATACCGTGCGCAAGGTGGTCGGTGAGGGGGCTGGCATCGAAGTGCGTACTGTCCATGGCCTCGGGTACAAGCTTGTCGCTGCCTGA
- a CDS encoding sensor histidine kinase codes for MRFRVAASLAALVLLVILVQSGSMVLLLHEKEEEFIEKQLGDQIEHSMALFRRSPEATLPSTPAMWLYRVGQGEPGDEVPPMFRGLAVGNHEVYLGSKEYHVAVREDERARYILAYDVEDHESRLDNLMLVTVSAALALALLTLVAGYVLAGRLTGRLERLVGRVEQEAPGPLAEAGMERELLALAEALEKYRERQRLTLEQERAFAANLSHELRTPLTGIRTDAEMLAALPDMPEAAVRRGRRIMASVDHINRLASSLLLLAREAKPAQLEEIRLQPMIESVWASLLLISPKPVALHLEIPAGSTLHADPTLFELVLRNVLDNALRYSETGEVVCRLSDSRLTVRDTGPGFAEGDLERVFDRFFVGRRGVHGLGLALVRHVCTASGWRVSARNASGGGGEITLDFGQSLLRS; via the coding sequence ATGCGCTTCCGCGTTGCGGCCTCGCTCGCGGCGCTGGTCCTGCTGGTCATTCTCGTGCAGTCGGGGTCGATGGTCCTGCTGCTCCACGAGAAGGAAGAGGAATTCATCGAGAAGCAGCTCGGCGATCAGATCGAGCACAGCATGGCGCTCTTTCGCCGCTCGCCCGAGGCGACGCTGCCCAGCACGCCGGCCATGTGGCTGTACCGGGTCGGCCAGGGCGAACCCGGCGACGAGGTGCCGCCGATGTTCCGCGGCTTGGCGGTCGGCAACCACGAGGTCTATCTGGGCAGCAAGGAGTACCACGTCGCCGTCCGCGAGGACGAGAGGGCTCGTTATATCCTGGCTTACGACGTCGAGGATCACGAATCGCGGCTGGACAACCTGATGCTGGTTACCGTCAGCGCCGCGCTGGCGCTCGCCCTGCTCACCCTGGTCGCCGGCTATGTGCTGGCCGGCCGGCTGACCGGACGCCTGGAGCGGCTGGTCGGGCGTGTCGAGCAGGAAGCGCCGGGGCCGCTGGCCGAGGCCGGGATGGAACGCGAACTGTTGGCCCTGGCCGAAGCCCTGGAGAAATACCGCGAGCGCCAGCGCCTGACGCTCGAGCAGGAACGCGCCTTTGCAGCCAACCTGTCGCACGAACTGCGCACGCCGCTGACCGGCATCCGGACCGATGCCGAGATGCTGGCCGCGCTGCCCGATATGCCCGAGGCGGCCGTGCGGCGCGGCCGGCGCATCATGGCCAGCGTAGACCACATCAACCGGCTGGCCAGCAGCCTGTTGTTGCTGGCCCGCGAAGCCAAGCCGGCCCAACTGGAAGAAATCCGCCTGCAACCAATGATCGAGTCGGTCTGGGCGTCGCTGCTGCTGATTTCGCCGAAGCCGGTTGCCTTGCATCTGGAAATTCCCGCTGGCAGCACGCTCCACGCCGACCCGACGCTCTTCGAACTGGTTCTGCGCAATGTCCTGGATAACGCCCTGCGCTACAGCGAGACGGGCGAGGTCGTCTGCCGCCTGAGCGATAGTCGCCTGACCGTCCGCGATACCGGGCCGGGCTTCGCCGAAGGCGATCTGGAGCGGGTTTTCGACCGCTTCTTCGTCGGTCGGCGGGGTGTACACGGCCTGGGCCTGGCCCTGGTGCGCCACGTGTGTACGGCGAGCGGCTGGCGGGTCAGTGCCCGTAACGCCTCTGGCGGCGGTGGCGAAATCACCCTCGATTTCGGCCAGAGCCTGCTCCGCTCTTAG
- a CDS encoding LTA synthase family protein, whose product MKRLDGSNGNALHVWGLTAALALGVFLLTRIVLLGHALMFGGQTVDSLLPALGLGFLRDIPAAAVVASPWLLFELLFSMKWRDRLRWPLFAIYVFTLLFVAVSEGIFWDEFSVRFNFIALDYLVFTTEVIGNIKESYPVGQIVGALAALTLLVVWSLRRPLQKAVAAGSTASRKAQWAWALGLLVTVWVAAYKMTPPEFSTNTYANELADNGWRSFLWAARQNKLNYRQFYATRPDGEVMTDLQRLSGHDLVTASHQAVRKVAFKPGKQPNVVVVMMESMSAEYMATFGNDEWLTPNLDRLAKEGMLFTRLYAAGTRTVRGLEALSAALPPLPGKSVVRWPDITNLNTLGASLAARGWAPHFLYGGYGMFDNMNGYFGAQGYQVTDRTGFKDGLVEFENVWGVADEHLFDQVLIEMDKEAAAGRPFFGHVMTASNHIPFTYPAGRIDIPSPGKRAGGVKYADYAVGRFIEMAKQKPWFDNTIFLFVADHCASSSGKAKIPVHRYHIPAIVYAPKIISAQRVDTLASQIDLAPTLLAMLGLEGDDHFVGRDILRMPPEEGRALLSTYQNLGYLKGDVMTVLQPKRKIETFRISNGGKEAQPMATDPKLAEEAIAYFQGAALLMDRHGDGRQPKSAGGG is encoded by the coding sequence ATGAAGCGTCTTGATGGATCGAATGGCAATGCCTTGCATGTATGGGGGCTGACCGCTGCCCTGGCCTTGGGCGTATTTCTGTTGACCCGCATCGTCCTGCTCGGGCATGCGCTGATGTTCGGCGGACAGACCGTCGACAGCTTGCTTCCCGCCCTCGGGCTCGGTTTTCTGCGTGACATCCCGGCCGCTGCCGTGGTCGCTTCACCATGGCTGCTCTTCGAACTGCTGTTCAGCATGAAGTGGCGCGATCGCCTGCGCTGGCCGCTGTTCGCCATCTACGTCTTCACGCTGCTCTTCGTCGCGGTTTCGGAAGGCATCTTCTGGGACGAGTTCAGTGTCCGCTTCAATTTCATCGCCCTCGACTACCTGGTTTTCACCACCGAGGTGATCGGCAACATCAAGGAGTCCTATCCGGTCGGCCAGATCGTCGGCGCGCTCGCCGCCCTGACCCTGCTCGTCGTCTGGAGCCTGCGCCGTCCCTTGCAGAAAGCCGTGGCTGCAGGCAGCACCGCCAGCCGCAAGGCGCAATGGGCCTGGGCGCTGGGTCTGCTGGTCACGGTCTGGGTGGCCGCCTACAAGATGACGCCGCCCGAGTTTTCGACCAATACCTACGCCAACGAACTGGCCGACAACGGCTGGCGCAGCTTCCTCTGGGCGGCCCGCCAGAACAAGCTGAATTACCGCCAGTTCTATGCCACCCGGCCGGATGGCGAAGTAATGACCGACCTCCAGCGCCTCTCCGGTCATGACCTGGTGACGGCCAGCCATCAGGCGGTGCGCAAGGTAGCCTTCAAGCCGGGCAAACAGCCCAATGTCGTCGTCGTCATGATGGAGAGCATGTCGGCCGAGTACATGGCAACTTTCGGCAACGACGAGTGGCTGACCCCCAATCTCGACCGTCTGGCCAAGGAAGGCATGCTGTTTACCCGGCTCTACGCCGCCGGTACCCGTACCGTGCGCGGCCTGGAGGCGCTCTCCGCTGCCTTGCCGCCGCTGCCCGGCAAATCCGTCGTGCGCTGGCCCGACATCACCAATCTGAACACGCTTGGCGCATCGCTGGCGGCACGGGGCTGGGCGCCGCACTTCCTGTACGGCGGCTACGGCATGTTCGACAACATGAACGGCTATTTCGGCGCCCAGGGCTACCAGGTCACCGATCGTACCGGGTTCAAGGACGGTCTGGTCGAGTTCGAGAACGTCTGGGGCGTCGCCGACGAGCACCTGTTCGACCAAGTGCTGATCGAGATGGACAAGGAAGCCGCGGCCGGCCGGCCCTTCTTCGGCCACGTGATGACCGCCTCCAACCATATTCCCTTCACCTATCCAGCGGGCCGCATCGACATCCCGTCACCCGGCAAGCGGGCGGGCGGCGTCAAGTACGCCGACTATGCGGTCGGCCGTTTCATCGAGATGGCCAAGCAGAAACCTTGGTTCGACAACACCATCTTCCTGTTCGTGGCCGACCACTGCGCGAGCAGTTCGGGCAAGGCGAAGATCCCGGTGCATCGTTACCATATCCCGGCCATCGTCTATGCGCCGAAGATAATTTCAGCCCAGCGTGTCGATACGCTGGCCAGCCAGATCGACCTGGCGCCGACCCTGCTCGCCATGCTCGGACTCGAAGGTGACGATCACTTCGTCGGCCGCGACATCCTGCGCATGCCGCCGGAAGAGGGCCGGGCGCTGCTTTCCACCTACCAGAATCTCGGATACCTGAAGGGCGATGTGATGACCGTGCTGCAACCCAAGCGCAAGATCGAAACCTTCCGGATCAGCAACGGCGGCAAGGAAGCGCAGCCGATGGCGACCGATCCGAAGCTGGCCGAAGAGGCGATCGCCTACTTCCAGGGTGCGGCGCTGCTGATGGACCGCCACGGCGATGGCCGCCAGCCGAAGAGCGCCGGCGGCGGTTGA
- a CDS encoding diacylglycerol kinase, with amino-acid sequence MSAAEFKGKTGLVRLWNALGYSRDGLAAAWKNEAAFREEVLLAAIAIPLAFYLGKTGIDRALLIGSIVLILIVEILNSALEAVVDKASPEKHELAKRAKDMGSAAVLLSLLNAAAIWACVLWP; translated from the coding sequence GTGAGCGCTGCCGAATTCAAGGGAAAAACCGGGCTGGTCCGGCTGTGGAATGCGCTGGGCTACTCGCGCGACGGGCTGGCCGCCGCCTGGAAGAACGAGGCCGCCTTTCGCGAGGAAGTGCTGCTTGCCGCAATCGCCATTCCGCTGGCCTTTTATCTGGGCAAGACCGGTATCGACCGCGCCCTGCTGATCGGCAGCATCGTGCTGATCCTGATCGTCGAGATCCTCAATTCGGCGCTCGAAGCGGTGGTCGACAAGGCCTCGCCGGAAAAGCACGAACTGGCCAAGCGCGCCAAGGACATGGGCAGCGCCGCCGTGCTGCTCAGCCTGCTCAACGCCGCCGCGATCTGGGCCTGCGTGCTCTGGCCCTAG